A part of Rhinoderma darwinii isolate aRhiDar2 chromosome 1, aRhiDar2.hap1, whole genome shotgun sequence genomic DNA contains:
- the LOC142657257 gene encoding uncharacterized protein LOC142657257 → MYTKQLSFLLDVMQVGPTKDNLEEEEDSDETQIEEPDVALGTARSTSTPVTAEPTTVDNPVCAADEEIIPRGKRRRSAKGPTRTEPRQEVDLRVLEHLEKRATETEEGTFCRALSNILKRVPISRQIRCQTALMEVVEIFATHPDPRAMHQAIEFHRRGCDASTFNSVPPAPAATAQGIQHPSYVDSMPLFSDDRSVYGMPGPSQQQYSAIYKDIVLAHYSIQKHPIVYNVKAQK, encoded by the exons atgtacaccaaacaactttcgtttcttcttgatgtaatgcaggttggccc aaccaaggataatctggaggaagaagaagactctgatgagactcaaattgaagagcctgacgtagctttggggactgctaggtccacttccactcctgtgacagcggaaccaacaacagtggataatccagtctgtgccgcggacgaagaaattataccccgaggtaaacgtcgacgttctgccaaaggtccaacacgtacagagccaaggcaggaagtcgacttgcgtgtattagagcacttggagaaaagagctactgaaactgaagagggcaccttctgtcgcgctctctctaatattcttaaaagagtgccaatttccagacagataaggtgccaaacagcactaatggaagtcgtggaaatatttgcgacacatcctgacccacgtgcaatgcatcaggccatcgagtttcatagacgggggtgtgatgcaagcaccttcaactctgtccctccagcacctgcagcaaccgcgcaaggcatccagcatccgtcatatgtagactcaatgccgctattcagtgacgatcgttcagtttatggcatgccaggaccttcacagcaaca ATATTCTGCCATCTATAAAGACATAGTTCTAGCACATTATTCAATCCAGAAACACCCCATTGTCTACAATGTTAAGGCGCAGAAATGA